From Spodoptera frugiperda isolate SF20-4 chromosome 27, AGI-APGP_CSIRO_Sfru_2.0, whole genome shotgun sequence:
cctgatggtaagcaatcgccgccacccatggacactttaaacaccagaggcgttacaagtgcgttgccggttaggaatttaagggttgttggggaattggagattgtgaacattgggaagaggggtaattgggactccggtaacctcactaacacactTTCTTCTCATATTTAAATCAAATCGATCTCATTGATCACTCTCTAGATCGCACGTGTGACTTCTAAACACAGACCTTTGCATTTTATTATCAGCTCTGGACTAGTTTATTTTTTGCATAGATAGACACTCAGGAAATAGGTACAGCTTTATGAAATGATTTTACCTATAAAAAATGCCATTCATGAGAGGTTTATGAatgacttttattattataatataatatcttttcATGAGACAAAACTTGAAGTCAAGTGAATGAATTGCTCTAATCAAATAGGTATTCTAAaattacaatagatttttatataattatccaATGTTTTAACTTATTAAATCTTTGGAATCCCACACGAATCGCAGctggaaaatttaataaaaatattgaatgtttaAAATCATTCATTTTTCCCATTTTCCGCGGTTGAAGAaaatttataatacctacatatacgcgtgaaatataataaaaatatgtttaaataaattaattctagtACCATGTGTTACTTATATCTGAGTAAATTTTCCACCTTACTGAACGATAGCTCTATTcgctaaaataatatttagaaaacGCTTCTCAAAATATTCATTCATGATAAATTAATAGCAGACAGACTAAAATGACCCCTGAAATCAATCATCAATCACGTTTCCGATGAGTGACATCGTAAATTTGAGGTAATCAAACCAATAAATACCTAAGGTCAAGTTTGCTATAGTAAGACGCGTACTATTATTACACTGTCGATGTCTTTCATTAATGGCCTCACGTGACTTTGATTCACGATTGAATGTAGACACAAGACAGCCGATACTGTCTCTGCATAGCGTGATACATTTCCACTGTGAACGAGAGACGTCTGCCAAAAGTGATGTCTATAATTCGATCTTAGAAATGACGAAAGCCGACGACAGCTGCTTATTTGTTACTTAGTAGATTGTTAGTCATCTTTATTGGACGAAAcacaattttttatgttttacctTTTAAGGAGTATCTCTCGGAAGATTTGAaagcaagtttttttttcatcagacgtatcacctgatggtaagcaatcgccgccgcccatggacacttgaggcgttacaagtgcgttgccggccttttggcgattaggaatttaagggttgttagggaatcggggattgggaagactgggaagAAGGGAATggggcctccgttaacctcacttaaacaacgaaataaaacgcaagcgttgtttcaagtcggtatcactccggtcgagccgtccCATTTGTGCCGaggcatggctctcacacacttagcATGTTCTTAATATTTCATCACCCTTAGGTATAACAATATGGAAAATCGGGTTTTGGCCACCTCTGAACACTTGAGTGACATGTTatgatcaaaacaaaattaccatTTCTTCCTGTTTATTCTCAGACACGAGACACCTTATATGACTGTACACATTGGCATCAATGTTTTTAAAGACGAGTGGCGCCTAATTTATTTGGCTCATCATCAAAGACATTACCTGTCCCAAAACATTTCAAGGTCTTACAGGTGCTTTTGCTCCATGTTCTTAACAAGCATCATCGTTCTTTTTGCAGGATATTTATAGACTGGGCGATGGCTTTCACCATTCTTGGCGCCTGTGCAGTCTATGTCATCTTACTCGTGGAATCCGTTAAACAGGTATGTTGGACGGCTGACAAAACAGTCTTGTCTTATAATGCTTTCCTCATAACTTGTAgcaaatgtaagaaaatatttaggtagatacaaaaatatctttgaatTCGAAATTGTTGTTCTATTATCTTCtgctttataaaaaacaatagcgTAGGTGTGCTTGGTCGAACTCGTGAAAAAAGTTTGAATGCTAATGATATCCTTGTCAAACAAGTTTGCCAAAAAAGGAAATTGTTATAAGACTTATAGATACTGTACCTCGGTGTACGTTACGAGCGCCTCTTTGGTtctcgttcggcgctctgattggttggtttgttggagccggccaatcacagcgccgaatgagttctcgtttcaattactttaaacgtaaagcaaactcatactaaggttactgttTCGCCATTGAGTAAACTTACCTACTAATCGATTTTCAAGATCAACCCGAAAAAACATTGTAATAGAAGtcttgtttttaaaacaagtcCACTCCGAAAATTTTGCTTTCTAAATTTTAGATGGTCATAGAAGGCCCTACCTTTAATATTCAGTGTTCTATTCAAActttaacaaattttaatttttattatttaaatttcagATCGTGGACTTTTATTACGTGGACAATGGTATCAGCACGACGATGTACTGCCTAATGTTCTTAGTACCGATACTTCTATTCACGCAAATTAAGAACTTGAAATACCTGGCTCCCTTCTCTGGATTTGCAAACGTGTTACTGGTTCTCACATTCCTCATATGCCTCTACTATATCTGCTCGGACTTCCAGCCTATTGACTCGAAGCCGATGTCAGTCGATATTGGAAAACTACCTCTATTTATCGGGTAAGGAACAACTTAGCTTTATACACTACAGTAGTCCAGAAAACAGCGTAATcttttttaaaaagccggcaacactCCTGTGTgtcctctagtgtttcgggagtccatgggcggtaattgcttaccatagGTGACAGGTCCgcttgtttgccccctattcgATAAAAAAAGTTGTGTTAATGCTAAGATTACACCATCTGCGAAGTTACATAGGTATGTATGCCGTATGACAGACgcatttttcaccagttattttatTGAATCCCTATATAATAGTAAATCCAAATAAATGGACTACGTTTCAAAAGCTTTACAAACGTACGTTACGAACCCATCTGAATAAAACCTACTCAAAATAATTTCAGACGTTACTTCAGTAACCGAAACTTACCTTCCAATTTTACCGAATGGAGAATGGTCAGATGTGTTGTCTTGCTCAGCTATAGTTTATTTTACTGAGTACAAATGCTATATAGCAGTAGGGATCCCATTACCTACTAGgcaaacattacataaataggtaattaaaagtacctatgaTTGACTACAGCAAATCGCTAATTTCAACCTTAACTTCATTTCAGTACAGTTATATTTGCTATGGAAGGTATCGGCGTTGTCCTACCAGTTGAGAACACGATGGCTAAGCCGAACCACTTCCTCGGATGTCCTGGAGTGCTGAACATCACCATGTCAGTGGTCGTGCTGTTGTACATGATCATGGGATTCCTAGGCTACGTGCGCTATGGAGATGCAGCCAAAGGAAGTATTACTCTCAATCTGGACACATCTGAAATGTAAGTTTCAGcactttttattcaaaatgtaatttattacctCTACGAAAATGTTCaatctttttaaccgacttcaaaaaaaaaggttctcaATTACctgtacgtacatacatatgtaggtacatacatacgtttgattatctcgcgtttggctgaaccgattttggtgcggtttcggcataatattttttagacttacaagatatttatattacacTATAAGCTGACTTAAAAATGGAGGCgtagagaaaattaaaaagcggtttcttttttaaaaaaaaaaagtacctcAATAcaactttctttttttcttttatggcAAAGAAGccagtaatgtttttttattcatcataaaatattttttataacttttgtaagCTAAACATGCCAAAAAATATGAGAGTATAATAGGATTATACAATAGAAAAAAGTCGCATgctaattaaaaatctaaaacacatttacaaatTCTTACTGTCCACTAACCATCAAAACGATTAGAAAATGCCattaagtttttttcttttatttatttttcttttcacataAATGGCCATCAATAATTTTTTTCAACAATAACGGCCagtgttttataatattcgaAATAGCAAAAAAAAGTTTGATTATAGTCACTATCtgagtatttaattattagtttattatttaggtacccATTacttgttatttgtatttttaataataatcttttcttttttccAGTCCTGCATTAACAGCCAAAGTTTTCATCGTGTTTGCGATTTTCTTCACGTACACGCTACAGTTCTATGTGCCCATGGAAATAGTATGGCGAAATACAAAAGAACATGTAACGCAGAAGTACCACAATCTTGCTCAAGGCATTATCAGAGCGGTTTTCGCTACCCTAACAggtaatagaaaattaaaaaaagataataagttgtcaatttttttataataataattgtatcaaTTAGCAGcacttacataatttatttattatacttactgTAATATCACTGATGTTAATGCGAATGCCTGCTTATACTGCAAATCCGCAAGGGTAACTCGGATCAGGGCCACAGGCAGTGAAGGAAtaccgcggtggttttagccggtaaggaTCCGGCACACCCGTCTTCCCCACGACGAAAGTCGATGAGGATTTTCATTGagttacaaaaaaatgttaatacaacaaattttaataaaaatatctttacctttatgtaattatttttttcttttttacagtGGCAGCAGCGGCTACATTACCTCGCTTGGAACAAGTAATTGGTCTAGAAGGAGCATTCTTCTATTCTTTCTTGGGTCTCATTGCGCCGTCAATCCTTgacgttatttttaattgggAGAGAGGCCTCGGCAAATACAACTGGATTCTCGtcaaagatattatattaatagtttttggGACCTTTGTACTTGTCGCAGGTGTTACTCAAAGTCTTAGGGAAATTATCGGGTCAAAGTAAATTGTGTCGATAAAAACGTGATAAAGTGTATTATACtttaaatgtttatgtaaatatagataggcgatttatttttttaaagaaagtttaatgtatgtacttaattctaacaagtaattattaagatatttttattctaaaatgtgTTATGGCGTTTTACGTAATGTGAAATCAACCAGACATGAATGTATAATAAGTtaatacagtatttttttaacaatttatgaCTTTTATTACCTGAAAACCCTTTTTACATTATATTCTTATAATCTAATCATTGGCCCGATACCGAGTCGAAGAGGGAAATATGGCACGATTCTCAGTGATTCTACAAAGGAACTTATTGAAAGAAGAAACCTTACTCCTCAACAATCGTTACAAGAAATTAACcatcttaataaattaattagaacttCTATCAGGCATGACGTTAGGAAGAACAACTATAACATCATTAAAGACACTATAGAGAAATATCGCGGCCCAAAAGTGTTCAGAAGAAAGTTGCAAAAAGGAAATGCCcagatacataaaataacaaaggagGACGGAACCACAGTAACCGAAAGACCAGCTATACTCAGAGCTGTGGAGGAATTCTATCACAAACTGTACTCCAGTCAGACCGAGGAACTGATACCATCGAACTCTGATCCAAGAGCCAAGCTTATTCGTCATCTCACTGAGGACTTGCCAGACATAAGCATATATGAGATAAAAAATGCTCTGAAGAAAATGAAGTCAGGAAAGACCCCAGGGGAAGATGGAATTACAAGTGAGCTTTTAAAGTACGGTGGCAAGGCTATACTCAAACAATTACAGGTCCTATTTAACAAAGTTATCCACGAG
This genomic window contains:
- the LOC118263390 gene encoding proton-coupled amino acid transporter-like protein pathetic isoform X2: MAIITENGIYPSTISISTINTKCKENDLEMNNYDPFQNRKLEHPNSDMRSFANLLKSSLGSGILAMPAAFKNAGTIVGIVGTIILGYICTHCVYLLVKTSQDVSRVTRVPSLGYAETVEAVFATGPQPLRKVSRASRIFIDWAMAFTILGACAVYVILLVESVKQIVDFYYVDNGISTTMYCLMFLVPILLFTQIKNLKYLAPFSGFANVLLVLTFLICLYYICSDFQPIDSKPMSVDIGKLPLFIGTVIFAMEGIGVVLPVENTMAKPNHFLGCPGVLNITMSVVVLLYMIMGFLGYVRYGDAAKGSITLNLDTSEIPALTAKVFIVFAIFFTYTLQFYVPMEIVWRNTKEHVTQKYHNLAQGIIRAVFATLTVAAAATLPRLEQVIGLEGAFFYSFLGLIAPSILDVIFNWERGLGKYNWILVKDIILIVFGTFVLVAGVTQSLREIIGSK
- the LOC118263390 gene encoding proton-coupled amino acid transporter-like protein pathetic isoform X1, encoding MSNSYNMKEFSSTAIITENGIYPSTISISTINTKCKENDLEMNNYDPFQNRKLEHPNSDMRSFANLLKSSLGSGILAMPAAFKNAGTIVGIVGTIILGYICTHCVYLLVKTSQDVSRVTRVPSLGYAETVEAVFATGPQPLRKVSRASRIFIDWAMAFTILGACAVYVILLVESVKQIVDFYYVDNGISTTMYCLMFLVPILLFTQIKNLKYLAPFSGFANVLLVLTFLICLYYICSDFQPIDSKPMSVDIGKLPLFIGTVIFAMEGIGVVLPVENTMAKPNHFLGCPGVLNITMSVVVLLYMIMGFLGYVRYGDAAKGSITLNLDTSEIPALTAKVFIVFAIFFTYTLQFYVPMEIVWRNTKEHVTQKYHNLAQGIIRAVFATLTVAAAATLPRLEQVIGLEGAFFYSFLGLIAPSILDVIFNWERGLGKYNWILVKDIILIVFGTFVLVAGVTQSLREIIGSK